GCGGCTACCACCACAACTTCGCGGCGCAGCACAGGAATAGTAAAGTCGTTGTCAATGGCTACTTCCACCAGCTCACTGTCGAGCAGGCGGGTGATAATGCCTTCTTCGCGGCCGGTTAGTAAACGGACCCGGTCTCCTACGTTCATATCGGAAAGGTTAGTTGCTGGGTGGGTGGTTGATGGTTGGACGCTGCTTGTTGCGGGGGTGGGGCAGAGCAACAACGTGCAATCTACGAGAGGCGTTGATTGGGAGCAGAGCTGCAAGGTACGTACAATTGGCCCGCAAGCCTTTTACGGCGCAACCACCCCCTCCGATATCCTTTATCCTTCAATCAGCAGCAGGCCTTTGCTAGGCCTAACGCTACCGCCCGGCGTGTTGGTTGCAGCCGCGTTGGCCTACCAACAAACAACTACCAACCAGCAACTAAAAATACAGCCCGTGCAGTACCACCCCGCGGCGGGCGTTGTATTCCAGGGCCGGGGCGGGCAGGTGGAATATGCTGGCCACGTAGAACACCCGTTTGAGCAGCTTGCTGCGCGTCGGGATTCGGCGCAGATTCACGTCGAGGCTGAGGTAGTACTGCCGGTAGGGGTACAGGCCCAAGGCAGCGTTGGCGTCGGGGTCGTTGTACACCATTTCCTGGGCCCCGTAGCCCACGGCGGGCTGCAGCCACTTGGGCCACTTGCTTTCGGGCCGGAGCCAGGCGGCCAGGTCGGCGCAGAGCCAGTAGGTTTGGCCGTTGTAGTCTTTTAGGTGTTGCTCGGCCAGGGACTTGCCCAGCACGTTGGGCCGCAGCCGGGCGTAGCGCGTGGTGTGAAACGAGTACTTGGGCATGATGCGCACTTCATTCCAGGCCAGCTGCTGGCCAATCAGGGCCGCTGAGCCCAGAAAGTTGGCCGCCAAATCGGTAGCGGAGGCCCCGTAGGCCGGGTCGCGCCCGTCGAGCAACTCGATGGGGCTTTGCAGCAGAAATCCCACGAAGCCGCCGTACCAGGTGGCGGTGCGGTCCGGCACCTTGGCCCAGCGCAGCATATCTACCGCGCCCCGGCTTTCGTGAAACGCGCCCCAGAAATGCCCGGCCTTGTCCATCTGCTGCCACTCGGGCAAATCGTTGAACCAGTGGAAGTCGCTGCGGGGACCGGTATACCAACCCTGGTCGAGCAGATACAGCAGGCCGGTGTAGCTCACCACCAGCCCCCCGGCCAAAATCGGTAGGCGGTGGGAGCGGGGCGTCGAGACAAGAGTGGAATCGGGCGGCGGGGCGGCAGGAGGCAGACTGGTAGGCGCGGCCGGCTGCTGGGCCTGCACGGCTAAACCCGCGCCCAGTACCAAGCCCGGCAGCAGCAGGAACCGGGCGCAAAACAAAGCCAACGGGCGGGAAAATGTACTCATTCAGAAAGAAGCCGGCAGACTGCCAAAGCAGGGCCGTAAAGCTACGCACAAAAGCCCGGAGCGGCCTTCAAGCAGGGGCGGGGTGAGTATAATTGGAAAGCCCTTTGACCACGGCAGTCGGGTGTTTAACTTGCGTAATATTTTCATCTTTCTCCGACTCAAAATCTTCCACCAATTCCCACAGTTTCAATGAAAACACTTCGACTATTGCTGGGGCTGCTTTTGCTCCTGAGTGGCGGAATTACGACGGCCCAGGCCCAGGTCGTAACCGCGCAGCCGACTTTCTTCCGCGACACCGACCAGGTCACGCTCACTTTCAACGCTACCCAGGGCAACGGCGCACTGGCGAACTTCACCGGCCCGGTTTACATCTGGACCGGCGTCATCACCGACAAGAGCACTTCGAACTCGGATTGGAAGTACGTAAAGAGCCCCTCGTTCAGCACGCCCGACCCGGCCGCCCAGCTCACGCGCAGCACCACCAACCCCAACCTGTACACCATCACCTTCACGCCCCGCACGTTTTACGGCGTGCCCGCCACCGACCAGATCCTGAAGCTGGCCATGATTTTCAAAAACGGGGACGGCTCGATTGTAGGCCGGGCTACCGGTGGTGGCGACATCTTTGTGGACGTAACCCAGGGCTCGGCCTTGTCGGTGCGCATCACGACGCCCGTGGCACCCGGCGGCGGCAACCCGCTGTTCGTGGCCGCTAATACGGCTTTGAGCGTGAGCGGCACGGCTTCGGCCGCGGCCAACCTGGCGCTGTACCTGAATAAGACCCTGGTAACCCAGCAAAGCAACTCGACCTCGCTCACCGGCTCGGTAACGCCCACGCAGGCCGGCCGCAACGTAATTCGCCTGACGGCCACCAGCGGCACCACCTCGGTTTCCGACTCGATTATCGTCGTCATCCGGCCTACGGTAACGGTAGCGGCGCTGCCCGCTGGCGCTAAGGACGGCATTACCTACCTCAACGGCGGCACTTCGGTGATTCTGAAGCTGACGGCTCCAGGCAAGCAGTTCGCCTACGTGCTTGGCGAGTTCAACAACTTCCAGCCCACCGAGGCCGGCTACATGAACAAGACGCCTGACGGCAACCACTGGTGGGCTCAAATCAACGGCCTGACGCCCGGCCAGGAATACGCCTACCAGTATTTGGTAGATGGCAACCTGCGCGTGGCGGACCCTTACTCGGAAAAGGTTCTGGACCCCAGCAACGACCGGTTTATTCCCGTAGCCACCTACCCCAACCTGAAGGCCTACCCCTCGGCCCTGACCACGGGCATCGTCTCGGTGCTGCAAACCAACCAGCCGGCCTATCAGTGGCAAACTACGACCTTCGCCCGCCCGGCCCGCACCGATATGGTGGTGTATGAGCTGCACCTGCGCGACTTCCTGCGGGACCACGACTACAAAAACCTGCGCGACACGCTCAACTACCTGAGTCGCCTGGGCGTGAATACCATCGAGCTGATGCCCATCAACGAGTTTGAGGGCAACGAAAGCTGGGGCTACAACCCGTCGTTCTACTTCGCCCCCGACAAGTATTACGGTACCAAAGACGAACTGAAGCGCCTCATCGACGAGTGCCACCGCCGCGGTATTGCCGTGGTCCTGGACATGGTGCTGAACCACTCCTTCGGCCAGTCGCCGATGGTGCAGCTTTACTTCCAGAACGACAAGCCCGCCGCCAATAGCCCCTGGTTTAACCCGGATGCTACCCATCCCTTCAACGTGGGCTACGACTTCAACCATGAAAGCGCCTTCACCAAGTACTTCTCCAAGCGCGTGATGGAGTTCTGGCTGCAGGAATACAAGATTGACGGCTACCGCTTCGACCTGAGCAAGGGTTTTACCCAGCGTACCAATACCGACGTGGGTGCCTGGGGTAACTACGACCAGTCGCGCATCGACATCTGGAAGGATTACTACGACTTTATGAAGACCGTGGACCCCAGCGTGTACTGCATCCTGGAGCACTTCGCCGACAATTCCGAGGAGAAGGTGCTGGCCGACTACGGCATGATGCTGTGGGGCAACATGAGCCATGCCTACAACGAAGCCACTATGGGCTACGTGACTACCTCCGACTTCAGCGGCGTTTATCATGGGGCCCGCGGCTGGAACAGCCCGAACCTGGTGAGCTACATGGAAAGCCACGATGAGGAGCGCCTC
Above is a genomic segment from Hymenobacter cellulosivorans containing:
- a CDS encoding YfiM family protein, with product MSTFSRPLALFCARFLLLPGLVLGAGLAVQAQQPAAPTSLPPAAPPPDSTLVSTPRSHRLPILAGGLVVSYTGLLYLLDQGWYTGPRSDFHWFNDLPEWQQMDKAGHFWGAFHESRGAVDMLRWAKVPDRTATWYGGFVGFLLQSPIELLDGRDPAYGASATDLAANFLGSAALIGQQLAWNEVRIMPKYSFHTTRYARLRPNVLGKSLAEQHLKDYNGQTYWLCADLAAWLRPESKWPKWLQPAVGYGAQEMVYNDPDANAALGLYPYRQYYLSLDVNLRRIPTRSKLLKRVFYVASIFHLPAPALEYNARRGVVLHGLYF
- a CDS encoding DUF4961 domain-containing protein; amino-acid sequence: MKTLRLLLGLLLLLSGGITTAQAQVVTAQPTFFRDTDQVTLTFNATQGNGALANFTGPVYIWTGVITDKSTSNSDWKYVKSPSFSTPDPAAQLTRSTTNPNLYTITFTPRTFYGVPATDQILKLAMIFKNGDGSIVGRATGGGDIFVDVTQGSALSVRITTPVAPGGGNPLFVAANTALSVSGTASAAANLALYLNKTLVTQQSNSTSLTGSVTPTQAGRNVIRLTATSGTTSVSDSIIVVIRPTVTVAALPAGAKDGITYLNGGTSVILKLTAPGKQFAYVLGEFNNFQPTEAGYMNKTPDGNHWWAQINGLTPGQEYAYQYLVDGNLRVADPYSEKVLDPSNDRFIPVATYPNLKAYPSALTTGIVSVLQTNQPAYQWQTTTFARPARTDMVVYELHLRDFLRDHDYKNLRDTLNYLSRLGVNTIELMPINEFEGNESWGYNPSFYFAPDKYYGTKDELKRLIDECHRRGIAVVLDMVLNHSFGQSPMVQLYFQNDKPAANSPWFNPDATHPFNVGYDFNHESAFTKYFSKRVMEFWLQEYKIDGYRFDLSKGFTQRTNTDVGAWGNYDQSRIDIWKDYYDFMKTVDPSVYCILEHFADNSEEKVLADYGMMLWGNMSHAYNEATMGYVTTSDFSGVYHGARGWNSPNLVSYMESHDEERLMFKNLTYGNQTNPAHNVRDLNTALARNEAAAAFFFTVPGPKMIWQFGEVGYDVSIDENGRVGNKPIRWNYYQDANRRKLYNTYRELIALKKTQPVFKTGTYTQKLSGAAKSIHLSDANLKVTVLGNFDVTAQPVNPEFQQTGKWYNYMTGDSITVSSTTAPLTLQPGQYAVYTSKLLKKATVLSNKARATDALRLTAAPNPTSSTAQVRYELATPATVTVTVQNLLGATVRTVSSGVKQPTGTYQLSLPVQDLANGVYLIRLNTGALTQTTRLVVQH